One genomic segment of Candidatus Poribacteria bacterium includes these proteins:
- a CDS encoding mechanosensitive ion channel family protein has product MFLEVWEALLNFKYISVVWMGLVVIGAIIVYLRLTSQMRKFTEARAYKPENANRFFFAWRYTFMFSIGVLVIFMFSDVFGIIGLSLAFIMTLMGWGIRNPIMNLAAWLLIILKKPYQIGDRVILGVTIGDVRNISIMYTQLDQVGGTIGGEEKSGRSVLIPNQHLFRWNVINYTRDEKYILDEVIIRLTYRSDITRAEQIMCEQATEVTTEICEETGESPYVRFEFIPSGIVAKLRYRVRAVNRQSTSTLIVERISKAFMHEGQIEFAYVKREALLTPKDEQLLPPQYLYTAR; this is encoded by the coding sequence ATGTTTTTGGAAGTCTGGGAAGCACTCCTGAATTTCAAGTATATTTCTGTGGTGTGGATGGGGCTGGTTGTGATCGGTGCCATCATCGTCTATCTCCGCTTGACATCACAGATGCGCAAGTTTACAGAAGCGCGCGCCTACAAACCGGAGAATGCAAACCGGTTCTTTTTTGCGTGGCGGTACACCTTCATGTTTTCGATAGGTGTTCTCGTCATCTTTATGTTTTCCGATGTCTTTGGGATCATAGGACTGTCATTAGCCTTTATTATGACACTGATGGGGTGGGGTATCCGAAACCCGATCATGAACTTAGCCGCATGGTTATTGATTATTCTGAAGAAACCTTATCAGATTGGAGATCGCGTTATTTTGGGTGTAACTATTGGTGATGTGCGAAACATCTCGATCATGTATACACAATTGGATCAGGTCGGCGGAACGATTGGCGGAGAAGAGAAATCTGGACGCAGCGTCCTGATTCCGAACCAACATCTTTTTCGATGGAATGTGATTAACTATACACGAGACGAGAAATACATTCTCGATGAGGTCATCATTCGGTTGACATATCGTTCGGATATAACGCGTGCCGAGCAAATTATGTGTGAACAGGCGACAGAAGTGACAACCGAAATATGTGAGGAAACAGGTGAATCGCCTTATGTGCGATTTGAGTTCATTCCGTCTGGCATAGTTGCTAAACTTAGGTATCGTGTCCGTGCTGTGAACCGGCAAAGTACTTCAACGTTAATCGTCGAACGGATTTCTAAGGCGTTTATGCATGAGGGACAAATTGAGTTTGCCTACGTGAAAAGGGAGGCACTGCTAACACCAAAAGACGAACAATTACTCCCGCCACAATACCTTTATACAGCGCGTTAG
- a CDS encoding mechanosensitive ion channel family protein has product MFLEFIDRLGDFINAIINSPFKGILLSVITIATLLILKAILGYFVKRYVYQHAQLETNAQNFMAVWGYIWTAIIAIFGIISLSGSLKTLGISAGFLGMVLGWSLQAPVTGIAAWLMLILKRPFKIGDRVIIAGITGDVVDITLTHVILNQVGGTVSSEERSGRGILIPNAILFGQTITNYTLEEEYILVEVPVRITFESNWEEAERILVDAAKVVTADVINEIGEEPFIRAELFDAGVMMRLRYKTRPVDRAKSLSDIVKIIFHGFSESKTVEFCYAHSEVIYSWKDQPALPTDSYES; this is encoded by the coding sequence ATGTTTCTGGAATTCATTGATCGTTTAGGTGATTTCATAAACGCTATTATCAATTCACCGTTTAAAGGCATTCTGCTAAGTGTTATCACGATTGCTACGCTACTCATTCTCAAGGCGATTTTGGGGTATTTCGTCAAGCGATATGTTTACCAGCACGCCCAATTGGAAACAAATGCCCAAAATTTCATGGCGGTGTGGGGCTATATCTGGACGGCTATTATTGCGATCTTCGGTATTATTAGTCTGAGTGGTTCTCTCAAAACGCTCGGTATTTCGGCGGGATTTCTCGGTATGGTTTTGGGCTGGTCCTTGCAGGCACCTGTCACAGGGATTGCAGCGTGGTTAATGCTCATCCTGAAACGTCCCTTTAAGATTGGCGATCGTGTTATTATCGCTGGCATCACAGGTGATGTCGTGGACATTACTTTAACGCACGTTATTCTCAATCAAGTCGGTGGAACAGTGTCCAGTGAAGAACGTTCCGGGCGCGGTATCCTCATTCCAAATGCGATTCTGTTTGGACAAACGATTACGAACTATACTTTGGAGGAAGAGTATATTTTGGTTGAAGTGCCTGTTCGGATTACCTTTGAATCGAATTGGGAAGAAGCAGAGCGGATTCTGGTTGATGCAGCAAAGGTGGTTACAGCGGATGTCATCAACGAGATTGGCGAAGAACCGTTTATCCGTGCGGAGTTGTTTGATGCAGGTGTAATGATGCGGTTACGCTACAAGACGCGTCCGGTGGACCGTGCGAAAAGCCTCAGTGACATCGTCAAGATTATTTTCCATGGCTTCTCTGAGAGTAAGACGGTTGAATTCTGCTATGCGCATTCGGAAGTCATTTACTCATGGAAAGACCAGCCCGCATTACCAACGGATTCCTATGAGAGTTAA
- a CDS encoding mechanosensitive ion channel, translated as MDELIQQFLDLLQTRVITLGEEPVQVTQIVLLIGTLAAALIIGGFLRRWFRRLFNRFRMPETLSNRLLAILFLIVLVFGIGLAFQFAGISTGFLGKLFAYPLTDLFHPSQSATETEVDGEGSPTEAREDVRKLTLARLFYGFVIVFGMFILSKYVQWVLRRQVLQAFQIAEHTQFILLRFLHFSLIIIGVVVSLSTIGVSFTSLAIIFGGLSIGIGFGLQNIASNVISGFILIFERPIKIGDLVEIMDVNIFGRVSSINLRSTVIVSLDEKELIVPNSQLISEAVHNLTHANNLYRLRIPVGVSYGSDVDLVKQVLLDAADEHLGVIKEPIPNISNVTSPFVRFIAFGNSSLDFELLAWIPDSFQRFDVASDLHFIIWHKFKEHDITIAFPQLDVHFDPPAETEQES; from the coding sequence ATGGATGAGTTGATTCAACAATTTCTTGATTTACTTCAAACGCGTGTCATCACTTTGGGTGAAGAACCTGTACAGGTTACCCAAATCGTTTTATTGATTGGGACTTTGGCGGCAGCGTTAATAATCGGAGGCTTTCTACGCCGCTGGTTTCGTCGGCTTTTCAATAGGTTCAGGATGCCAGAAACCCTCAGTAATCGATTACTCGCGATTCTGTTCCTTATTGTTCTGGTTTTTGGAATTGGTTTGGCATTCCAGTTTGCGGGAATTAGCACAGGATTCCTCGGCAAGCTTTTTGCTTACCCCCTCACGGATCTGTTTCACCCTTCCCAGAGTGCCACTGAAACTGAGGTTGATGGGGAAGGATCACCTACTGAAGCCCGTGAAGATGTACGTAAATTGACCTTGGCGAGGCTTTTTTATGGGTTCGTAATTGTCTTTGGAATGTTTATCCTGTCTAAATATGTGCAGTGGGTGCTACGGCGACAGGTGCTACAAGCGTTTCAAATTGCGGAACATACCCAATTTATCTTACTCCGTTTTCTTCACTTCAGCCTAATCATTATCGGTGTTGTTGTCAGTCTCAGCACTATCGGCGTGAGTTTCACAAGTTTAGCGATAATTTTTGGTGGTTTGAGTATCGGTATCGGTTTCGGCTTACAGAATATCGCCTCAAACGTGATTTCAGGGTTTATTCTGATTTTTGAACGCCCTATCAAAATTGGGGATCTCGTTGAGATTATGGATGTTAATATATTTGGCAGAGTCAGTAGCATTAATCTCCGCTCGACAGTCATCGTTTCGCTTGATGAGAAGGAGCTTATCGTTCCGAATTCTCAACTGATTTCGGAAGCGGTTCATAACCTCACGCACGCGAACAATCTGTACCGGCTTCGTATTCCGGTGGGGGTGTCGTACGGTTCAGATGTGGATCTCGTCAAGCAAGTGCTACTTGATGCCGCAGATGAGCATCTCGGCGTGATCAAAGAACCAATTCCGAACATCAGCAACGTTACTTCTCCTTTCGTTCGCTTTATTGCTTTTGGGAATTCATCCTTAGATTTTGAGTTATTGGCATGGATTCCAGATTCTTTTCAGCGTTTCGATGTCGCCAGTGATCTCCATTTCATAATCTGGCATAAATTTAAAGAACATGATATTACAATCGCATTCCCACAACTGGATGTCCATTTTGATCCGCCAGCGGAAACTGAACAGGAATCTTGA
- a CDS encoding phosphate ABC transporter ATP-binding protein → MTTRMQTDSRNGSQNTPVIEITDLKVRYGDSPALNGISFDVYQNEILGIIGPAQSGKTTLLKVINRTLEFTPDTTVEGSVKLDGVDIRTIGDVYGLRRRIGMVLPLPVGLPLSIYDNVAFAPRTAGIRAKSELDEIVERCLQQAALWDEVKDRLNSLGTKLSGGQQQRLTIARALSHQPEILCLDEFSIAVDPVTTMRIEEVLKTLQSEMTILLVTNLVQQAKRLANRTAFFLNGDLIEIDTTDVIFSENPANQATYDYVNGTFG, encoded by the coding sequence ATGACGACACGCATGCAAACGGATAGCCGCAACGGCTCACAAAACACGCCTGTAATTGAGATTACCGACCTGAAGGTGCGCTATGGCGACAGTCCCGCCCTGAACGGTATCTCATTTGATGTCTACCAAAACGAGATTCTCGGTATCATCGGTCCCGCGCAATCCGGTAAGACGACACTTCTGAAGGTTATCAACAGGACCCTTGAATTTACACCCGATACAACCGTGGAAGGCTCCGTAAAACTGGATGGCGTAGACATCAGGACAATTGGCGATGTATATGGGTTACGCCGACGTATCGGTATGGTGCTCCCTTTGCCAGTTGGGTTGCCACTTTCCATATATGATAACGTTGCCTTCGCACCTCGGACAGCAGGAATCCGCGCGAAATCGGAACTGGATGAAATCGTTGAGCGATGTCTGCAGCAAGCGGCACTCTGGGACGAAGTAAAAGACCGATTAAACTCACTCGGCACCAAATTATCGGGTGGACAACAACAACGTTTGACAATCGCTCGTGCCCTTTCGCATCAACCGGAGATTCTCTGTCTCGACGAATTCTCAATCGCTGTTGATCCTGTTACAACGATGCGTATTGAAGAGGTGCTAAAAACGTTACAGTCAGAAATGACGATATTACTCGTCACGAACTTAGTGCAACAGGCGAAACGCTTGGCGAACCGCACTGCCTTTTTTCTCAACGGTGATCTCATTGAGATTGACACAACGGATGTAATTTTTTCCGAAAATCCTGCGAATCAAGCTACTTATGACTACGTAAATGGGACGTTTGGGTAA
- a CDS encoding phosphate ABC transporter ATP-binding protein, with the protein MQTEGKQPILSIRDLNVWFGNKQILNSLSFEVQQGQVTALIGPANCGKSTLVRCINRLNDFTPNFKFTGEILFKGSDMYAEKTDVAAIRKQIGMVFRKPMPFQCSIYENVAYGAQISGVNRGSQLDAIVQKNLQKTGLWDDVEPILDETPEQLSTGQQQLLCIARALAVEPEILIFDEPCGELDPLETVKVETLVRNLTENCTPIFVTNKRRQAARVSDTAGFLYFGELIEFGMTERIFTNPQDTKTEQYVTGRLG; encoded by the coding sequence ATGCAAACTGAAGGCAAACAACCTATCTTGAGCATCCGTGACCTAAATGTGTGGTTCGGCAATAAACAGATTCTGAACTCTCTCTCCTTTGAGGTTCAGCAGGGACAGGTGACTGCGCTTATTGGACCTGCCAACTGTGGTAAGAGTACGCTTGTCCGATGTATCAACCGCTTAAACGACTTTACACCGAATTTCAAGTTCACCGGCGAAATACTTTTTAAGGGCAGCGATATGTACGCTGAAAAAACGGATGTCGCTGCTATTCGGAAACAGATTGGGATGGTGTTCCGAAAACCGATGCCATTCCAGTGCTCTATCTATGAAAATGTAGCATACGGAGCTCAGATTTCAGGCGTAAATCGTGGCTCACAACTGGATGCCATCGTTCAGAAAAACCTCCAAAAAACAGGCCTCTGGGACGATGTTGAACCTATTCTGGACGAAACACCAGAACAACTCTCTACAGGACAGCAGCAACTTCTCTGTATCGCGCGCGCTTTAGCTGTTGAACCAGAAATTCTAATATTCGATGAACCGTGTGGTGAACTCGATCCGCTTGAGACGGTCAAAGTTGAGACACTCGTACGAAATCTGACAGAAAACTGCACGCCTATCTTTGTTACGAATAAAAGAAGGCAAGCCGCTCGCGTCTCTGACACCGCAGGATTTCTCTATTTCGGCGAATTAATTGAATTTGGAATGACGGAAAGGATTTTTACAAATCCACAGGACACCAAAACAGAACAGTATGTGACAGGAAGATTAGGTTAA
- a CDS encoding ion transporter, which produces MNKDRLRAIIEGNICSGLIQFLILASAVVFVVESDSEDPHALHFIIVDGMFFVLFSIEYILRVYIEPRKRDFIFSFYGIIDLLAILPSLFLLPGFRVLRILRFLRVFRIFKATRFILAVDRLTEALNEIRRELLALVFLSLMLVYLAACGIHYFERAVQPEDFGSIFDSMWWAIVTLTTVGYGDVYPITPGGKLFTALVTLVGVGLIAIPSGLLASVLTESRVEREQIEEREKGTENQSMEGNDDTHANG; this is translated from the coding sequence ATGAATAAAGACAGATTAAGAGCGATTATTGAAGGGAATATCTGCAGCGGTCTCATCCAGTTTCTGATTCTTGCTTCCGCTGTCGTTTTTGTGGTGGAATCTGATAGTGAAGACCCACACGCACTTCACTTCATTATTGTGGATGGGATGTTTTTTGTCCTATTTTCGATAGAATACATCTTGCGCGTCTACATTGAGCCGAGAAAACGGGATTTCATCTTCAGCTTCTATGGCATAATAGACTTACTCGCTATTTTACCGTCCCTGTTTCTGCTGCCGGGGTTCCGTGTCCTTCGGATACTACGGTTTCTGCGAGTTTTCAGAATCTTTAAGGCGACCCGATTTATCCTTGCAGTTGATCGGCTTACTGAAGCGTTAAACGAAATCCGGCGAGAACTCTTGGCACTGGTCTTCCTGTCATTAATGTTAGTCTATCTCGCTGCGTGTGGTATCCACTACTTTGAAAGAGCAGTACAACCAGAAGATTTCGGCTCCATCTTCGATTCGATGTGGTGGGCTATCGTGACACTAACAACAGTCGGTTATGGAGACGTCTATCCGATAACACCAGGTGGAAAACTTTTCACCGCTCTCGTTACGCTTGTGGGGGTGGGGTTGATCGCAATCCCATCCGGATTGTTAGCATCGGTTTTGACGGAATCACGGGTGGAACGCGAACAAATAGAGGAAAGAGAAAAAGGCACAGAAAATCAATCCATGGAAGGCAATGACGACACGCATGCAAACGGATAG
- the phoU gene encoding phosphate signaling complex protein PhoU yields the protein MLEHEITGLQHKLLEMAGLAEQMLRQAVESVLTRDKALAQLVVDTDDKIDLLENEIESSCIQLIALHQPVATELRFLTTAMKVNHNIERIADKSVAIAKRSIELSEHPPVKPFVDLPYAAQVIQSMVKDVLDAFVNRDAEYALRIRERDSEVDEIYERMLNELLTILSEHPKLIQPGISLLLLFRHLERIGDLAAHIGEEVYYLVKGDVIRHS from the coding sequence ATGTTAGAACACGAAATCACGGGACTTCAGCATAAACTTTTAGAAATGGCAGGGCTTGCGGAACAGATGCTGCGCCAAGCCGTTGAATCTGTCTTAACGCGAGATAAAGCATTGGCGCAACTCGTTGTTGATACAGATGATAAGATTGATTTGCTTGAAAACGAGATCGAATCGTCGTGCATCCAACTAATCGCGCTCCATCAACCGGTCGCGACAGAGCTTCGATTTCTAACAACAGCGATGAAGGTTAACCACAACATTGAAAGAATAGCGGATAAAAGCGTTGCTATCGCTAAACGGAGCATCGAGTTGTCAGAACATCCACCGGTCAAACCTTTCGTAGATTTGCCGTATGCGGCACAAGTGATTCAGTCGATGGTAAAGGACGTGCTGGATGCGTTCGTCAATCGAGACGCTGAATATGCGCTAAGGATTCGAGAACGGGACAGCGAAGTTGATGAAATCTATGAAAGAATGCTGAATGAACTGCTGACCATTTTGAGTGAACACCCTAAACTTATCCAACCGGGTATCAGCCTCCTACTGCTCTTCCGGCATTTGGAACGGATAGGTGACCTCGCTGCACATATCGGTGAAGAGGTCTATTACCTCGTCAAGGGCGATGTCATCCGACACTCTTAA
- a CDS encoding ABC transporter permease subunit, producing the protein MNSLMMRPELRKKIVLLSITVIIEIVALIFFWNVLKKADVTNIQTSPASVTADGLPNLLGDLNLILPISFLAILLGIACAFYVEEWLSATNWVRRFIESQVALLTGIPSLLYGLLAVAVFFGYASVFKATLQNAEGSALAGTPFQRNTALFYTETLIFILTVMPVAIKTTQKALRSVETPIRESAYTLGATQWQVLTKQIVRRAFPRILAGGCRAMARAFAAAALLVAIQAWSYTTELRGFPDRFILFLGGTLLLSNASSFLIEVYVPGSTQHN; encoded by the coding sequence ATGAATTCCTTGATGATGCGTCCAGAACTCAGAAAAAAAATTGTTTTGCTGAGCATTACTGTTATAATAGAGATTGTCGCGCTCATTTTCTTTTGGAATGTCCTGAAAAAAGCAGATGTAACGAATATACAAACGTCGCCAGCATCGGTTACTGCAGACGGACTGCCGAACCTACTCGGCGATCTCAATCTGATTCTACCCATCAGTTTTTTGGCTATTTTGCTTGGGATCGCGTGCGCCTTTTACGTAGAAGAATGGCTTTCAGCGACAAATTGGGTTCGGCGTTTCATCGAAAGTCAGGTCGCCCTTTTGACTGGCATCCCTTCACTTTTGTATGGTCTTTTGGCAGTCGCTGTTTTCTTCGGCTATGCTAGCGTTTTCAAAGCGACTCTTCAGAATGCGGAAGGATCCGCTTTAGCAGGAACACCCTTTCAGCGTAACACCGCCCTATTTTACACGGAGACGTTAATCTTCATTTTGACCGTAATGCCAGTTGCAATCAAGACGACGCAGAAAGCACTCCGATCAGTGGAAACACCAATCCGTGAATCCGCTTACACGTTAGGTGCCACCCAATGGCAAGTCCTAACGAAACAGATCGTGCGACGTGCTTTTCCACGGATCCTTGCGGGAGGATGTAGAGCGATGGCTCGTGCATTCGCCGCTGCTGCATTGCTTGTCGCCATTCAGGCATGGAGTTATACAACGGAACTCAGAGGGTTTCCCGACAGATTCATTCTATTTTTAGGAGGCACCCTGCTATTGAGTAACGCCTCCAGTTTCCTTATTGAAGTATACGTTCCGGGTTCAACACAACACAATTGA
- a CDS encoding phosphate ABC transporter ATP-binding protein: MNYSIETENLSLWYGDFQALIDVNAKIPDGQITSLIGPSGCGKTTLLRCFNRVNERYGNVTTKGKIEILGKNIYDADVSLPELRKAVGMVFQRPNPLPISVYENILFGLRIHSPLRSMTRTESDQIVEEALTSVFLWEDLKDNLKVRATSLQLEQQQKLCIARLLPLKPKIILMDEPCSALDAKGTGAVEELMEILAGTYTFLIVTHNMAQARRVSKECIFMFLGELIEHRETQALFEDPQHEKTEDYVQMRYG, encoded by the coding sequence ATGAATTATAGTATTGAAACTGAAAATCTCAGCCTCTGGTATGGTGATTTTCAGGCACTCATTGATGTCAACGCAAAAATACCCGACGGCCAGATAACGTCGCTTATTGGTCCTTCTGGATGTGGGAAAACAACGTTACTTCGCTGCTTTAACCGTGTCAATGAACGCTACGGTAACGTTACAACAAAGGGAAAAATCGAGATTCTGGGAAAAAATATCTACGATGCCGATGTTTCCTTGCCGGAACTTCGGAAAGCTGTCGGTATGGTCTTTCAGAGGCCGAACCCGTTACCGATTTCGGTTTACGAAAATATCCTATTCGGATTGCGTATTCACTCGCCACTGCGGAGTATGACACGAACAGAATCGGATCAGATTGTTGAGGAAGCACTAACATCCGTTTTTCTCTGGGAGGACTTGAAAGATAACCTGAAGGTGCGAGCGACATCCCTCCAACTTGAACAGCAGCAGAAACTCTGTATCGCCCGTCTGTTACCCCTGAAGCCGAAAATTATTCTGATGGATGAACCCTGCTCAGCGTTAGATGCAAAAGGCACGGGTGCCGTTGAAGAATTAATGGAAATCCTCGCAGGAACGTATACATTTCTAATCGTGACACATAACATGGCACAGGCGCGGCGCGTCAGTAAAGAGTGTATCTTTATGTTCCTTGGCGAACTCATCGAACATAGAGAAACGCAGGCACTGTTTGAAGACCCACAACACGAGAAAACCGAGGATTATGTGCAGATGCGATACGGTTAA
- the pstA gene encoding phosphate ABC transporter permease PstA encodes MNTDMQASPQTMFTETAIDKQKRRIENVMRIFFLVMTSLMILPLLLIIGYLFYKALPVLSLDFLFTNPKDNMRAGGLWAPFLGTIYLVVVSLLVSAPIGVFAAVYLNEYARENWFTRITNLAVVNLAGVPSIVHALFGVGAFVLFAGLGESILAASLTLAIMTLPVIIASTTEALKAVPMSFREACWNLGATRWQTIRRIVIPNSISGILTGVILQVSRAAGETAPIMFTGAVFYKTIVEGNLFAYNITEQCMALSLHLFTISTQVPDVTEGVPYGTAVVLVGSVLLVNAVSIALRVYFRTRKKW; translated from the coding sequence ATGAACACCGATATGCAGGCATCACCACAAACAATGTTCACAGAGACAGCAATTGATAAACAGAAGCGGCGGATAGAGAATGTAATGCGAATCTTCTTCCTCGTGATGACGAGCCTGATGATTCTTCCACTGCTTCTCATCATCGGTTACCTCTTCTATAAGGCACTGCCGGTCCTCTCCCTCGATTTTCTATTTACGAATCCGAAGGACAATATGCGAGCGGGCGGACTCTGGGCACCGTTCCTTGGCACAATCTATTTAGTGGTGGTTTCTCTGTTAGTGTCGGCACCCATCGGTGTGTTCGCAGCGGTGTATCTCAACGAGTACGCCCGTGAGAATTGGTTCACACGTATTACAAATTTAGCCGTTGTAAACCTTGCAGGTGTGCCGAGCATCGTCCATGCCCTGTTCGGTGTTGGAGCATTTGTACTCTTTGCGGGTTTAGGCGAATCCATCTTAGCAGCTTCGCTCACATTGGCAATCATGACGCTTCCGGTAATTATTGCCAGCACAACGGAAGCCCTCAAAGCCGTACCTATGTCTTTCCGAGAGGCATGTTGGAACCTTGGGGCAACCCGATGGCAGACGATTCGTCGCATCGTTATTCCAAACTCCATTAGCGGCATTTTGACGGGTGTTATATTACAAGTATCGCGCGCAGCAGGCGAAACAGCACCTATTATGTTCACGGGTGCTGTCTTTTATAAAACTATTGTAGAAGGAAACCTTTTTGCCTATAATATAACAGAACAGTGTATGGCACTATCCCTGCACCTCTTTACAATCTCAACACAGGTTCCGGATGTCACAGAAGGCGTTCCGTATGGGACCGCAGTTGTTCTTGTAGGTAGTGTCTTACTCGTCAATGCAGTATCAATTGCGCTAAGGGTGTATTTCCGAACTCGGAAGAAGTGGTAG